Below is a genomic region from Candidatus Protochlamydia phocaeensis.
CAGCGATTCCAAAACCTGCTGCAATGGGGACCGGAATCAACGGACGCAGACGGGATAAGTGATCGGCAAAATCAGCAGCTAAGTCTTTTCTCATCCCTGTCGTTCCTTTTTGCGAGACATAATAGACAAATCCTTGCGCCATTTTGCCTATTTGCGCCAAACGCGTCGAATCGGTAGAGGGCGTTGCCAAGAGAATCGGCAGCAATTCCACTCTTTCAAGCGCTTGAAAAAAAGGATCTTGCGCGCCTGGTTGGATAGAAACCGGCAAATCAACGACTAAAACGGCATCAATCCCCGCTTCTTTGGCCTTCAGGAGGAATTGGTCCTGTTTTCTAAGCAAGGGATTATAATAGCTAAATAACACTAAAGGCGTATCGCTTAGCCTTTTCAATTGTTTGATCATTTCCAATACTTCAGCGGAAGCTGTCCTATTTTCCAGCGCTCTTTGATGAGCACGCTGGATGATGGGACCGTCGGCAATGGGATCGGAAAAAGGCAATCCGATCTCCAGGATGTCCACACCGCCTTCGATCAAAGCCTGTGCGCATGCCAGGCTATAGTCCAGCCCGCCATCCCCAGCCGTCAAATAGCCAATAAATGGCTGCCCGTTTCTAAATTTTTTTGCAATCTTATCCATCTTATTTCTCTTTTGACTCCCTTTTCTCTTGTCTTGCCTGATTGAGAATCTGCCCTAAGTCTTTGTCCCCTCTTCCCGATAAATTGACAATGACTAGGCTATTTTTTTTTAATTGGGGGGCTTGTTTAACGAGGTACCCCAAAGCATGGCTCGACTCCAAGGCGGGAATGATCCCTTCCGTCTTGGAAAGCAGATAAAAAGCGTGCAAAGCCTCCTCATCCGTTGCAATCTCATAAGAAGCCCGTCCGGATTCATATAGCCTAGCATGGTCAGGGCCAACGGCGGGATAGTCCAGTCCAGCCGATACTGAATGGGTCGGCAAAATTTGCCCTTCTTCGTCCTGTAACAAATAAGTATAGCAGCCGTGCAGTACGCCTGGGCTGCCGCCGGCAAATCGGGCAGCATGCTTGCCGGGTTCTAATCCCACTCCTCCAGCCTCTACGCCGATCAATGCCACTTTTTCATCAGGAATAAAGTGATGAAAAAAGCCGATAGCATTGGATCCGCCTCCCACACAAGCGATCATGATATCAGGCAACCCATAACCTTGCTCCAAAAGCTGCTCCTTGATTTCCAAGCTGATCACAGCTTGGAAAAAGCGCACGATCTGCGGATAGGGATAAGGACCAAGGGCCGATCCCAAGCAATAGTGCGAATGCTCATAATGGGCCGACCAATCGCGCAGAGCTTCATTAATCGCGTCTTTTAAAGTGGCAGAGCCTTGCTGGACTGCAATGACTTCTGCACCTAATAAACGCATTTTATCGACATTGGGCTTTTGCCGTTCCATGTCTTTGGCTCCCATATAGACAATGCAATCTAATCCTAAACGCGCGCAAGCTGTCGCTGTTGCAACTCCGTGTTGTCCCGCTCCCGTTTCAGCGATGACGCGTTTTTTATTTAAGGATTTGGCAATCAAGCACTGACCCAAAGCATTATTAATCTTATGCGCTCCTGTATGCAAAAGGTCTTCCCTTTTTAACAAAATGCGCGGACCATCAATCGCTTGTGAAAAACCTTTGATTTCCGTCAATGGAGTCGGCCGGCCGGCGTAATGCCTAAATAAGCCCTGAAGCTCGCTCAAAAATGACTGCCTTTTATGCAGAGCTTCCCAGGTATGGGCAAGCTCTTGAATGGGTGTCATTAAAATCTCCGGCATAAACTGCCCGCCAAATGGGTAAGGATGTGTCATTTTTTCTCCTTTGCTTCTTTAACCGCTTCAATAAAAGCCTTTACTAAAAGCGGGTTTTTTCGGACGGATTGAGGATATTCGACCCCGCTTGCAACATCTACCCCCGATGGCTGAAGCAAGCGAATAGCAGAACCGACATTATGCGGATTAAGTCCGCCGGCTAACATCCACGGCTTGTTCTTTGGAGGAGTAAAAGCCTTCCATTCAAAAGTTTGGCCTGTGCCTCCGCTTAAATGATCGTATAAGGGGTAAGCGCAGGCAGGTAGATCGTGGGGCTGGTCCAAATGACCATCGAAACCGACAGGCACGGCATAAAAAATCAAGGGATAATCACGATAAAGGCCTACCGCATCCTGTTGAGACCGCTTTCCATGCAGCTGAATCACTTGAATTTCCGCCTGTTCGCAAAGAGAGCGGATTTGATCAGCCGTTTCATCGACGAATACGCCTACAGCTAAGGCGCCGTTTAGATGAGCTGCCTGGGCAATCTCTTTCGCGCGATTGAGCGGAACGCAGCGCTTGGAGTAACTGGAAAACAGGATTCCAATATAATTAGCTCCTAAGCTGGCAGCATAACCGGCTTCTTCCGGATCCGTTAACCCACAGATTTTAATTTGCATGTTCTTCTCCTCTCATCAACGCAATGAGCGCAGCCGGATCTTTTGATTGGACAAACGCTTCGCCGACTAAAATGGCATCGTATCCCAGCTCGTGCATGCGCTTAGCTTGATCGGGAGTGCGGATGCCGGACTCTGCCACTGCAATAGCCGATGGCGGAATCCGAGGGCGAAGCTCTTCCGATCGCTTTAAATCCACCTCAAATGTCCGCAAATTGCGATTATTCACTCCAATAATTGGCGCTCCAGCCTCTAAGGTCAGCTCCAAGTCTTCCACATCATGGACTTCTGTCAGGGCCTCCAATCCCAAGCGGACAGACGCCTCAAGGAATACTTTCAATTCCTTTCCTAAAAGGCCGGCAATTAACAGCACTGCAGAAGCTCCCGCCAAAGCAGCTTCTGCCAGCTGCAAGGGATGGATGATAAAGTCCTTTCTTAAAACAGGGACAACGGCTCTGCTGCAAGAAATCTCTTGCGAAACCTGCTGCAAATCCTTCAGCGTCCCTCCAAATCCTCCCAGATCCGTTAGGACAGAAATTGCTGAAGCGCCTCCTTGGCAGTAATTTAAAGCCAATTTCGCCGGATCGACGATCTCTCCTATTTTTCCAACAGAAGGAGACCTTCTTTTGACTTCCGCAATAATTCCCAGCTTTGGGCCTTTTAAAGCGGAGGCAAATCGTCCATTTGCTTTGCGCTCCTGGCTTAAAGTTTGATGCAAAAGATTTTGCGGATCTTGATCTGCCCTTTTAATGAGAGCCTGCACCTCTTTTCTCTTCCGATTAAGAATTTGATCAAGATAAGGATGGTTGCTCATGGAACTGCTCCTGCTTAAGTTTCATTGAAAATTGCCTCCATTTTTCCAATACCTGCAGCGCCTGACCTGTTTCTAAGGCTCTTCGCGCAACGTGAATGCCCTCTTGCAGAGAAGGCGTGCGCTCGAAGACCCATAAAGCTGCCCCAGCATTGAAAATAAGGGCATCGGCAACAGCGCACTTTCGACCGGCAAAGACCTCTTTTAAAATAGCCGCATTGGCCTGCGCATCCCCTCCTTGCAGATCAGAAAGCGAACAGGAAGGCAACCCTAAAGAAAGGGGGTCTATTTCCAAGCGTTCTTTTTTTCCATTGCTAATATCATAGGCAATGGCGGGCCCTAAAGGGCTCAGCTCATCTAAGCCACAGCCATGAAAGACGAGCGTCCGTTTGCGGTTGCCAAGCTTTAAAATCACTTCGCTCACTAGTTCAAGAAGAGAGGCTTGAGCAACGCCGATCAAACTGTATTCCGCTTTGGCTGGATTGAGCAGAATGCCAAGCAAATTGCAGGCAGTGGGCAGTTTCAATCCCTTTCGAATCGGTCCGAGCTTCTTCAAGCTAGGATGGTAGTAAGGCGCAAAAAGAAAGGAAATATTTGCTTCCACCAAACAGGAGCCGATTCGATCGGGAGGAATTTCCACTTCCACCCCTAAGGCTTCTAAAACATCTGCCGCCCCACTGCGGCTTGAAAGCGACCGGTTGCCATGCTTGGCAACGGGGATGCCGCAAGCGGCAGCTAAAATTGCTGAACCCGTTGAAATGTTCACTGTATTGGCCAGATCGCCCCCCGTTCCGACTATATCAAGGACAGGGTAGGGCAAGTGTACAGGCAGAGCTCGTTTAGCAAATGCTGATAAGAATCCGATCACTTCATCTGCCGTCTCTCCGCGGTATTTCAAAATGCTTAGCAAAGCGGCAGCCTGATAAGGATTCGCTTCTTCCACTATTAAATCCATTACGGCTTCAGCCTGCTGCCTAGTCAGCTCCTTCTTCGAAAACAGAAGATGGAGATATGATTCCAGGCCTAGCAATTCCTTTCCTAAATCCTCATATGTATTCATTGGTGCCTCAGCAATAAAAAAAATAAAGACAGCAGCATCATTGCTAATATAAAAGGCTTCCCCCCTGCAACCTGATAAGGTCCTTGCAGGCGCTTGATATAGCGTCCGACAAAAACAATCAGAGAAGGAAGCAGACCGAATAGCAGCACATCGGCAAATCCCCCGGCCAATCCCAATGCCTTCAAGAAGAGGTTAGGATAGAGAAGCGTACAGACTGCCGGCGGAATAAAGACTAATCCAATGACAGCCAAATGGCTTGCCAAGCGCGAGGACGAAGATAGCTTAAGGCCATCCTTGAGGAAGTCCACAAATGAAAGCGCATTAGGCAGGAAGGACGTCAAAATTGCAAGCAGGGAAAAAACTTTTACAAATACAATGGCAAATTGAAAATGCGAGGTTTCTTCCAATAAGCCTGTGACCAATTCATTATGGCTTAAGGCTTTTTTTAGCTCGGCATAGTCTTGGCCCAAGAGTCCCAGGATGACAAAGTCCCACACAAAATAAATGAGCAGAGGAATGAAATTTCCCACTATAATAGCTATCCGGATTGCCTCTACATTTCTCTTCAAGTAATGGACAAGGCTTGGGACCAGATTTTGGTAACCGAAGCATACGAGCAAAACCGGCAAAGCGGCAACCGATGCCTTCCAATCCATGTGCGCTAAATGGGCTAAATGGACTTGCGGCAAACCAAGCGAAATCAAGGCGGCATACAGGGCAATCAATCCAAACATCAACAGACGG
It encodes:
- the trpA gene encoding tryptophan synthase subunit alpha, producing MDKIAKKFRNGQPFIGYLTAGDGGLDYSLACAQALIEGGVDILEIGLPFSDPIADGPIIQRAHQRALENRTASAEVLEMIKQLKRLSDTPLVLFSYYNPLLRKQDQFLLKAKEAGIDAVLVVDLPVSIQPGAQDPFFQALERVELLPILLATPSTDSTRLAQIGKMAQGFVYYVSQKGTTGMRKDLAADFADHLSRLRPLIPVPIAAGFGIADQSAARAALAHADGFVVGSAFVKLMEEKRSPADLKALAQAIDPRSRKET
- the trpB gene encoding tryptophan synthase subunit beta, which translates into the protein MTHPYPFGGQFMPEILMTPIQELAHTWEALHKRQSFLSELQGLFRHYAGRPTPLTEIKGFSQAIDGPRILLKREDLLHTGAHKINNALGQCLIAKSLNKKRVIAETGAGQHGVATATACARLGLDCIVYMGAKDMERQKPNVDKMRLLGAEVIAVQQGSATLKDAINEALRDWSAHYEHSHYCLGSALGPYPYPQIVRFFQAVISLEIKEQLLEQGYGLPDIMIACVGGGSNAIGFFHHFIPDEKVALIGVEAGGVGLEPGKHAARFAGGSPGVLHGCYTYLLQDEEGQILPTHSVSAGLDYPAVGPDHARLYESGRASYEIATDEEALHAFYLLSKTEGIIPALESSHALGYLVKQAPQLKKNSLVIVNLSGRGDKDLGQILNQARQEKRESKEK
- a CDS encoding phosphoribosylanthranilate isomerase, with amino-acid sequence MQIKICGLTDPEEAGYAASLGANYIGILFSSYSKRCVPLNRAKEIAQAAHLNGALAVGVFVDETADQIRSLCEQAEIQVIQLHGKRSQQDAVGLYRDYPLIFYAVPVGFDGHLDQPHDLPACAYPLYDHLSGGTGQTFEWKAFTPPKNKPWMLAGGLNPHNVGSAIRLLQPSGVDVASGVEYPQSVRKNPLLVKAFIEAVKEAKEKK
- the trpC gene encoding indole-3-glycerol phosphate synthase TrpC, whose amino-acid sequence is MSNHPYLDQILNRKRKEVQALIKRADQDPQNLLHQTLSQERKANGRFASALKGPKLGIIAEVKRRSPSVGKIGEIVDPAKLALNYCQGGASAISVLTDLGGFGGTLKDLQQVSQEISCSRAVVPVLRKDFIIHPLQLAEAALAGASAVLLIAGLLGKELKVFLEASVRLGLEALTEVHDVEDLELTLEAGAPIIGVNNRNLRTFEVDLKRSEELRPRIPPSAIAVAESGIRTPDQAKRMHELGYDAILVGEAFVQSKDPAALIALMRGEEHAN
- the trpD gene encoding anthranilate phosphoribosyltransferase is translated as MNTYEDLGKELLGLESYLHLLFSKKELTRQQAEAVMDLIVEEANPYQAAALLSILKYRGETADEVIGFLSAFAKRALPVHLPYPVLDIVGTGGDLANTVNISTGSAILAAACGIPVAKHGNRSLSSRSGAADVLEALGVEVEIPPDRIGSCLVEANISFLFAPYYHPSLKKLGPIRKGLKLPTACNLLGILLNPAKAEYSLIGVAQASLLELVSEVILKLGNRKRTLVFHGCGLDELSPLGPAIAYDISNGKKERLEIDPLSLGLPSCSLSDLQGGDAQANAAILKEVFAGRKCAVADALIFNAGAALWVFERTPSLQEGIHVARRALETGQALQVLEKWRQFSMKLKQEQFHEQPSLS
- a CDS encoding amino acid permease; the protein is MTSFALAKKEGALGATLLVTGCCTGAGMIGLPVLSAKAGLIPSTLAMILCYFFTTGTGLLILEATLWFEGKVNLLSISQAILGRASKIVTSFLFTFLFYCLFVAYLDAGGGILVNLLSALPPFVVLPRECGILLCLAIVSAMTYIGAQFIVYVNRLLMFGLIALYAALISLGLPQVHLAHLAHMDWKASVAALPVLLVCFGYQNLVPSLVHYLKRNVEAIRIAIIVGNFIPLLIYFVWDFVILGLLGQDYAELKKALSHNELVTGLLEETSHFQFAIVFVKVFSLLAILTSFLPNALSFVDFLKDGLKLSSSSRLASHLAVIGLVFIPPAVCTLLYPNLFLKALGLAGGFADVLLFGLLPSLIVFVGRYIKRLQGPYQVAGGKPFILAMMLLSLFFLLLRHQ